The following coding sequences lie in one Kamptonema formosum PCC 6407 genomic window:
- a CDS encoding GUN4 domain-containing protein, whose amino-acid sequence MKILHISLREQGKDYASLRYFWENPADYKEPKDRLPLAEIKDLGERAETDYYTRIPVDYATTGRSLYNWLDRSDRVLANALNQSHREGLVIAIATDRGLAKLPWELLHDGNCFLVEKRPAIIPVRWVSNGQPIAIANSPQNRPLNLLFMATSPLGVKPELDYEAEEGQILETTQRTPVNLRVEESGCLTELSYVVREYERSYFDVFHLTGHATHYGEKPCFLTEDEYGNRVDSITPEIYEALTSRLPPLIFLSGCRTGYTSDETIPSMAEELLKMGGTAVLGWGERVRDTDATAAASKFYCLLSQGEAITDALSSTYQTLIKQQARDWHKLRLYVANILPQALVTPLRTKGRKQLPKPTTTSEFRDDEQRLRVAKREDFVGRRRQLQNCLRTLKGDNDKVGVLIHGMGGLGKSSIASRLWDRLSEHEKVLWWRQIDSSNLIKKLSSKLIRPELREIRNNLNTSDDSLDIKLANLFNQLAELGEKPFLLILDDFEWNLEPREDRYILKPDYILKPEVATILAALVSAIQETGTGHRILITCRYEFDSNLLNYFLPQALKPFEKAELTKKLNRLEHFSPDKLSEDIRDRALSFADGNPRLLEFLNNEVLGKPDVAAKLTELEQSPDLWKDKIIWEELYQLIDEPLQRVLSHCLIYEIPVPMTALEIVCAALPNYQQQLKRAQELGLMEISPHVQEENQVFRVSRILPRIIPQIRLPEAPKVYSLYKKAHEKLHQLWGNQQNKSQEKWQEIFRLLFADRENPERFRQGFYEMLAVQDNSEADKALESELRQLKDELSTENFCRQLEDDLSQKKWRKADEETAWIFYQVMVQQDYKDWWKLCRNFPSETLKQIDRLWVDNSQGRFGFSIQKKIWESVGGHPRANYFIYEKFSDKVGWRKEKREEWLSYDNLTFDNLEWLGHLPALWVVGFGVVGVWVYDVAVEEKELGSGMGSRRWEVLSFLAQRLNL is encoded by the coding sequence ATGAAAATCCTTCACATCAGTTTAAGAGAACAGGGCAAGGATTATGCTTCTTTGCGCTACTTTTGGGAAAATCCTGCTGATTACAAAGAACCCAAAGACAGATTGCCTCTGGCTGAAATTAAAGATTTAGGCGAGCGAGCAGAAACAGATTACTATACTCGTATCCCTGTGGATTATGCTACTACTGGAAGATCGCTCTACAACTGGTTAGATCGGAGCGATCGCGTTTTAGCTAATGCCTTAAATCAGTCCCATCGGGAAGGGTTAGTAATTGCGATCGCGACCGATCGAGGACTGGCAAAGTTGCCTTGGGAATTGTTGCATGATGGTAATTGTTTCTTGGTAGAGAAAAGACCTGCAATTATTCCGGTGCGGTGGGTGTCTAATGGTCAACCGATCGCGATCGCCAACTCTCCGCAAAATCGTCCTCTTAATCTGTTATTTATGGCGACTTCCCCATTGGGAGTTAAACCCGAATTAGATTATGAAGCTGAGGAAGGGCAAATTTTAGAGACAACCCAGCGTACTCCAGTGAACTTGAGAGTAGAAGAAAGTGGTTGTTTAACTGAATTGAGTTATGTGGTTCGGGAATATGAAAGAAGCTATTTTGATGTTTTTCATTTAACAGGTCATGCGACTCATTATGGGGAAAAACCCTGCTTTTTGACTGAAGATGAATATGGCAACCGAGTTGATAGCATTACCCCCGAAATTTATGAAGCACTGACATCCCGCTTACCGCCTTTAATTTTCCTCTCTGGTTGCCGGACAGGTTATACTTCTGATGAGACAATTCCCTCAATGGCTGAAGAATTATTAAAGATGGGAGGAACAGCAGTTTTAGGATGGGGAGAAAGAGTCCGGGATACCGATGCAACAGCGGCTGCAAGTAAATTTTATTGTCTTTTGTCTCAGGGGGAAGCGATTACAGATGCACTATCTTCTACCTATCAAACACTGATTAAACAACAGGCACGCGATTGGCATAAATTACGGTTATATGTGGCCAATATCTTACCCCAGGCATTAGTAACTCCTTTAAGAACAAAGGGACGAAAACAATTGCCCAAACCGACGACAACAAGCGAATTTAGGGATGATGAGCAGCGATTAAGAGTAGCCAAGAGAGAAGATTTTGTCGGTCGCCGCCGTCAGTTACAGAACTGTTTGCGAACTCTGAAGGGAGATAATGACAAAGTAGGGGTATTAATTCACGGCATGGGGGGATTGGGAAAAAGTAGCATTGCCTCTCGACTGTGGGATCGGCTATCTGAACATGAAAAAGTTCTGTGGTGGCGACAAATTGATTCCTCAAACTTAATAAAAAAGCTATCGTCTAAATTAATTAGACCAGAGTTACGGGAGATTCGTAATAATTTAAACACTAGCGATGACAGTTTAGACATTAAACTCGCTAATTTATTCAATCAATTGGCAGAACTGGGTGAAAAACCGTTTCTCCTGATTCTTGATGACTTTGAATGGAATCTCGAACCCCGTGAAGATCGATACATCCTTAAGCCTGACTACATCCTTAAGCCTGAAGTCGCCACAATTTTGGCAGCATTAGTCTCGGCAATACAAGAAACGGGAACTGGGCATCGGATTTTAATTACCTGTCGCTATGAGTTTGATTCTAATTTATTGAATTATTTTTTACCACAAGCTTTAAAACCTTTTGAAAAAGCTGAATTAACTAAAAAGCTGAACCGCCTAGAACATTTTAGTCCTGATAAGCTCTCTGAAGATATACGCGATCGGGCGCTAAGTTTCGCCGATGGCAATCCTCGTTTACTGGAATTTCTTAATAATGAAGTTTTAGGTAAACCAGATGTAGCAGCTAAATTAACAGAACTAGAACAAAGTCCCGATCTGTGGAAAGACAAAATTATTTGGGAGGAACTGTATCAGCTTATTGATGAGCCTTTACAACGGGTTCTTAGCCATTGCCTAATCTATGAAATTCCTGTGCCGATGACAGCTTTAGAAATAGTTTGTGCTGCTCTTCCTAATTACCAACAGCAATTAAAACGGGCGCAAGAACTAGGACTCATGGAAATCAGTCCTCACGTTCAAGAAGAAAACCAAGTCTTTCGTGTCTCTCGAATTTTACCTCGTATAATTCCCCAGATCCGACTTCCTGAAGCACCAAAAGTTTATTCTTTGTACAAGAAAGCTCATGAAAAATTACATCAGTTATGGGGAAACCAACAAAATAAAAGTCAGGAAAAGTGGCAGGAGATTTTTCGGTTATTGTTTGCCGATCGAGAAAATCCAGAACGATTCAGACAGGGATTCTATGAGATGTTGGCAGTTCAAGATAATTCAGAAGCAGATAAAGCCTTAGAATCAGAACTGAGACAACTGAAAGATGAATTATCAACAGAGAATTTTTGCCGTCAATTAGAGGATGATTTAAGTCAAAAAAAATGGAGAAAAGCTGATGAGGAAACTGCCTGGATTTTTTATCAAGTGATGGTGCAGCAAGACTATAAAGATTGGTGGAAGCTATGCAGAAACTTTCCCAGCGAAACCCTCAAGCAGATCGATCGGCTTTGGGTTGATAACAGTCAAGGACGTTTTGGATTCAGCATTCAAAAGAAAATCTGGGAAAGTGTGGGCGGACATCCACGTGCAAATTATTTTATATATGAAAAATTTAGTGATAAAGTAGGATGGAGGAAAGAGAAGAGAGAAGAATGGTTGAGCTATGATAACCTAACATTTGATAACCTAGAATGGTTGGGCCACCTCCCGGCGCTCTGGGTGGTCGGGTTTGGGGTAGTGGGCGTTTGGGTTTATGACGTGGCCGTGGAGGAGAAGGAGTTGGGTAGCGGCATGGGTAGCAGGCGTTGGGAGGTGCTCTCTTTTCTCGCGCAAAGACTTAACCTGTAA
- a CDS encoding ABC transporter permease, with the protein MTTTGFKLPKFLTFSGKSTLSMQMMWVGLVITLFFVLTAILSPTFQAWGWLQNPTEFLANPIHEPPSASHWLGTSGQGYDVFSRTIFGSQAAWQVVILATAMSLIIGVPLGLVSGYLGGKLDKTLLFLMDTLYTLPGLLLSLTLAFVVGRGIFNAAIALSISYIPQYYRVVRNHTTSVKNELFIEAAQAMGADTWTVLSRYLFLNVIQSVPVLFTLNAADAILTLGGLGFLGLGLPEETAEWGHDLRLALEALPTGIWWTAFFPGLALTLMVVGLSLLGEGLNEFVNPRLRNQ; encoded by the coding sequence ATGACGACTACTGGATTCAAACTGCCCAAATTTTTAACTTTTTCAGGAAAATCTACCCTCTCAATGCAAATGATGTGGGTAGGCTTAGTCATTACCCTATTCTTCGTATTGACAGCCATACTATCACCCACTTTCCAAGCTTGGGGATGGCTGCAAAACCCTACAGAATTTCTCGCCAACCCCATCCACGAACCCCCATCGGCTAGTCATTGGTTGGGTACTAGCGGTCAAGGTTACGATGTTTTTTCCCGGACAATTTTTGGTTCCCAAGCTGCTTGGCAAGTAGTGATTTTAGCTACAGCTATGAGTTTAATTATCGGCGTACCGCTGGGATTAGTTAGCGGTTATTTAGGCGGGAAATTAGATAAAACCTTGCTATTTTTAATGGATACGCTTTACACTTTACCTGGTTTATTGCTATCCTTAACTCTAGCCTTTGTGGTAGGTCGAGGTATATTCAATGCGGCGATCGCGCTTAGCATTTCCTACATTCCTCAGTATTATAGAGTAGTCAGGAATCATACTACTAGCGTCAAAAACGAACTATTTATTGAAGCCGCGCAAGCAATGGGTGCAGATACTTGGACGGTACTCTCTCGCTACCTATTTTTGAATGTAATTCAAAGCGTACCAGTTTTGTTTACCCTTAACGCGGCTGATGCGATTTTAACTCTCGGAGGTTTAGGCTTTTTAGGTTTAGGATTACCTGAAGAAACGGCGGAATGGGGGCATGATTTACGCTTGGCATTAGAAGCATTACCTACGGGGATTTGGTGGACGGCTTTTTTCCCTGGTTTGGCTTTGACTTTGATGGTGGTGGGACTTTCTTTGTTGGGGGAAGGATTGAATGAGTTTGTTAATCCTCGCTTGCGGAATCAATAG